The following DNA comes from Limnobacter sp. SAORIC-580.
TACTGGTTCGCTACACCTTCCCTGGTCGAAAAATCGTGGATGCTTTGGTTGACCTTCCATTTGCACTTCCCACGGCGGTGGCTGGTATTGCACTGACTGCCTTGTATGCCGGCAACGGATGGGTGGGGCAATACCTGGAGCCATTGGGCATCAAAGTGGCTTTTGCACCCCCTGGTATTTTGGTGGCCCTGGTATTTATTGGTTTGCCCTTTGTGGTGCGGACAGTTCAGCCCGTGCTGGAAGACATGGAAAGTGAATTGGAAGAGGCCGCAAGCAGCCTTGGGGCGAACCGTTGGCAAACCTTTTTTCATGTCATTTTGCCCATCGTATTCCCAGCTCTGCTGACAGGCTTCGCCTTGGCCTTTGCGAGGGCAGTGGGTGAATACGGTTCGGTTATTTTCATCGCCGGCAACATTCCCTATGTGTCTGAAATTACTCCGTTGATGATCATCACCAAGCTCGAGCAATACGACTACACGGGCGCCACTGCCATCGCATCGGTCATGTTGATCATTTCATTCATCTTGTTGCTGGCCATCAACGGCCTGCAAGCCTGGACTGCCAAACGCACAGGGAGAACTCAATAATGTCGGGCGCTGTTGCATTGAATATTCACACCTCGCGCGCCGAGAAGCTACAAAGCTCCTCCGCGACACGGGAAACGCCCTGGGTCAAGTGGGCCCTGATTCTAACTGGAGTGGCTTTCTTTGGTTTCTTTTTGTTGCTGCCCTTGTTCGCAGTATTTGTTGAAGCTTTCCGCCAAGGGGTGGGGGTGTATTGGGAATCCTTGAAGGAACCCGATGCGGTCTACGCGCTGAAATTGACCTTGTTGGCTGCAGCGATTGCAGTGCCGCTGAACCTGGTATTTGGTGTGGCCGCCGCCTGGGCCATTGCGAAGTTCGAGTTTCGAGGCAAGCAGGTGCTCATCACCTTAATTGACTTGCCATTTTCTGTCAGCCCTGTAATAGCGGGGCTGGTGTATGTGTTGTTGTTTGGCGCTCAGGGCTGGTTTGCACCCCTGTTGGCCGAGTACGAGATTCGCATTATTTTCGCGGTGCCGGGTATTGTGTTGGCCACAGTGTTTGTCACCGTACCTTTTATCGCTCGCGAGCTGATTCCGCTGATGGAAGCACAGGGCAAAGAGGAAGAAGAGGCTGCCGTGGTGTTGGGTGCGCGGGGCTGGCAAACCTTCTGGCATGTCACCTTGCCTAACATCAAGTGGGGTTTGCTGTACGGCGTTATTTTGTGTAATGCCCGCGCCATGGGCGAGTTTGGTGCGGTGTCGGTGGTGTCGGGCCACATTCGCGGCGAGACCAACACGCTGCCCTTGCACGTCGAGATTCTATACAACGAATACCAGTTTTCAGCTGCGTTCGCCGTGGCTTCGATTCTCGCGTTTCTAGCCTTAATCACCTTGAGCATTAAAACCTGGGTTGAGCACAAAGCCGCCAAACAGGGTGTGCACTAAGAAGGAATTATCATGAGCATTCAAGTTAAAAACATTCACAAGCAGTTTGGCGATTTCACCGCCCTGAACAATGTCAGCCTCGATTTCAACAGCGGCGAACTGGTCGCCCTGCTAGGGCCATCGGGTTGCGGTAAAACTACGTTGCTGCGCATCATCGCTGGTTTGGAACAGACCGACAGCGGCACTGTGATTCTGGATGGAGAAGACACCTCCGACACGCACGTGCGAGACCGAAATGTAGGCTTTGTGTTCCAGCATTACGCGCTGTTCAAGCACATGACTGTGTTTGACAATGTGGCATTCGGTATGCGCATGAAGCCTCGCAGTGAAAGGCCCAGCAAGGCGGAAATTGCGGAGAAGGTGCACAGCCTGTTGAAACTTGTCCAGCTGGATTGGCTGGCGGATCGGTTTCCTTCACAACTCAGTGGCGGGCAACGTCAGCGAATTGCATTGGCCCGCGCATTGGCCGTTGAGCCCAAGGTACTGCTGCTGGATGAGCCGTTTGGTGCTCTGGATGCCAAGGTACGGAAAGAGTTGCGTCGCTGGTTGCGCCGCCTGCACGATGAATTGCACATCACCTCAATTTTTGTAACGCACGACCAGGAAGAAGCGTTGGAAGTGGCTGACCGGGTTGTGTTGATGAACCAAGGCAACGTGGAGCAAATCGGTACACCTGAGGAAGTCTATCAACACCCGGCCACGCCCTTTGTGTACGGTTTTTTGGGCTCGGTCAATCTGTTCAAGGCACGTCACCTGGGCGATGGTATTCAGGTGGGTGAGTCGAACCTGGCGCATTCCGGTACAGTGTTGAATCGATCGGGCGAAGCAGTGCAGGGCGCCGATGTACTGGCGTTTGCGCGTCCGCATGAAATTGACATTCACACTGAGCCTGATTTTTCTTTGGGGGTGCCTGCCAAAGTGGTGCGTGTGTTGCGCTTTGGGTTGAACACTCGGGTTGAACTGGATTCCGTAGATTTGCAACCAGCTCAGCATTTTGATGTAGAGATCAGCGCCGAGCGTGCACGAGAATTGAACTTGCAGGAAGGCCAATTGGTGCGGCTTTCAGCCAAAGCTTTGAAAGTATTTGATGTGGTGGGGGCCGTATGAATTTCCAGCAGTTGCGCATTATTCGCGAAACGGTTCGTCAGGGTTACAACCTGACTGAAGTGGCCAACAGTTTGTACACCTCGCAGCCCGGCGTCTCGAAACATATTCGTGACCTCGAAGAAGAGCTGGGTGTGGAATTGTTCATTCGCAAAGGCAAACGCCTGATGGGTTTGACAGACCCAGGCAAGGAGTTGTTGGTGCTGGTTGAACGCATGTTGCTGGATGCGAAAAACATCAAGAACCTGGCTGAGCAATACAGCAGTCGCGACGTGGGTCAGCTGACCGTGGTCACCACGCACACGCAGGCCCGCTATTCATTGCCCACGGTGGTCAATGAGTTCAAAAAGGTCTTCCCGAAAGTGCACTTGCGCATGCACCAGGGCAGCCCCAAGGAAATTACCCAGATGTTGCTGGACGGTCAGGCCGACATTGGTATTGCGACCGAAGTGCTGGGGAATGTCGACGATCTGGTTTCGTTTCCTTATTACCAGTGGAAGCACCAGGTGGTGGTGCAGCAAGGCCACCCCTTGTTGAAACTGGCCAAGCCCACTTTGCAGGATGTGGCTGAATATCCGATCGTGACCTATCAAGAGGGTTTCACCGGACGAATCAAAATTGACGAAACCTTTCGCAAGCTGGGTTTAACACTGGATGTGGCCATTTCTGCACTGGATGCGGATGTGATTAAAACCTATGTGGAACTGGGCTTGGGGGTTGGCATTATTGCCAGCATGGCCTACAACCCGGTGAAGGACACAGGCCTGGCTGTGCTTGATATTGAATCGGATTTGCCGATGAACACCACCAGCATTGCGATTCGCAAAGGGCATTACCTGCGTTCATTTGCATACAAGTTCATCGAGCTGTGTAATGCTGATTTGACAGAGGCCAGGTTGCTGGCGGCGTTGAATGACTCGGTGAGTTGAGCGCACGCGATCGGGATGCTGATTCGTTCGCCCACTCGGCGTGGGTTACTTGTGTCGCACTGGACTAGTGGGCTTGGGAGCTGAACTTGAAGGATCGCCGTTGCCCGAAAACTTGGCATTTCGGCTTGTCGACTTGATCCTGCACTAAGCCAAGCCCTCCAAAAGTAACGGTCGGGTCTTGGCTTTCGCGCCAAGGCGCGATCGTTAGTCTCGGCGCGCCAAGCCGGCAAGTTTTCTGACTGGTCATCGTGCGACCCATTGCAAGTTCAGCTTCCCAATCGGCGGCGGTGTTTCGATCGCCTCGCCTTCAAGAAAACCTGCTCTTGCGTGCCGAGCAGGGCCGGTGTTGCCCAGCATGGGCGACAGAGAACGGACCCGACCCGCAGTTTAGGAGGGCCGTTCTCAGGCATCGCAAGGCTCAGCAAGGGATCAACAGGTTTTCTGGCGAGAGATCGGAACCCAAGCCGATCGGGCAGTTAACGCACCGCGAGAGATCGGAACCCAAGCCGATCGGGCAGTTAACGCACCGCGAGAGATCGGAACCCACGCCGATCGGGCAGTTAACCGGCAGGCGAGAGATTGAAACCCTCGCCAATTCGGCAATCAATATTCACCGATCAGTTCCGGAAGTACTTCCTCGACCGATACACCAGCGCCTCGCCTTCCCGGAAGTCGCAGCGCAACACCTCGCCCACCATGATGAAGTGATCTCCCTCATCGTAGCGACTGCGCACTTTGCACTCAAAATGCGCCAAAGCATGTGGAATCAAAGGCGCACCACCCAAACCCTCAATCACTTCGACACCCGCAAACCGATCGCCTTTGAAGGTCGAGAAATGGTGTGACAAATCTTCCTGGTCAGCCGACAACACGCTCACGCCATAATGCGTGGCTGCTGCAAATGCATCGTGGCTGCTGGCTTTTTTCGACAAACTCCACAGCACCAAGGGGGGGTGCAGTGAAACGGAGTTGAATGAATTGGCGGTCACCCCCACATATTTGCTCTCGGCATTCTTGGTGGTAATAATGGTGATGCCAGTGGCGAACTGGGCCAGCGCTTGCCGAAACATGTGCGCGTCCAGCTCGGCGTCACCTTCGCGTTTCTCGGCGCGAATGAATTCGGGTTTGGCGTGTTGTTGCATGGGGTACTTCTAATTTTGTGAATGGCTCCATTGTGCCAAACAAGTGCTTGAATTGCTGGAATGGCCACTCAAAACGTGGTTTTCAGGCCCATGTGCTTGAAATGATTTAAAATACGGCCAATTCTAAAAAGGCATTTTTCTTGAGCGCACTGTCCTTCAAACTCAAAACCACCTCGGGCAAAGCCCGTCGCGGTGAAATTACAACCGCACACGGCGTTATCCAAACCCCGATCTTCATGCCAGTGGGCACCTATGGCACCGTGAAGGGCATGACGCCGCGCGACCTCACCGAGATCCAGGCGCAAATTATTCTGGGCAACACCTTTCATTTGTGGATGCGCCCGGGCCTGGACATCATGGAAAAATTCGGTGGTCTACACCAGTTTATGGGCTGGAAAGGCCCAATTTTGACCGACTCAGGCGGCTTTCAGGTGTTCAGCCTGGGGGCCATGCGGAAAATCAAGGAAGAGGGTGTTCATTTTCGCAGCCCTGTGAATGGCGACAAGTTGTTCCTCACCCCGGAGGAAAGCATGCGCATTCAAACCGTGCTGAATTCTGACATCGTCATGATTTTCGACGAATGCACGCCTTATCCAGCCACGCACACTGAGGCACGCCTGTCCATGGAAATGTCCATGCGTTGGGCACGCCGTTCCCGTGACTCCTTCGATGCGCTGGGTAACAACAATGGCTTGTTTGGCATTGTTCAGGGCGGCATGTATGAAGACCTGCGCGATATTTCACTACAGGGCCTGGAAGAAATCGGTTTTGACGGGTACGCCATTGGTGGCCTGTCAGTGGGCGAGCCCAAAGACGACATGCAGCGTATTTTGGCGCACACCGCGCCAAAGTTGCCGCAACACAAGCCCCGCTATCTGATGGGTGTGGGTACTCCCGAAGACCTGGTGAATGCGGTGGGGCAGGGCATTGACATGTTTGACTGCGTGATGCCAACCCGCAATGCACGCAACGGCTGGCTGTTCACGCGCACGGGCGACATTCGCATTCGCAACGCGAAGTTTCGCAACGATGAAAGCCCGCTTGATGCCACCTGCAGTTGCTACACCTGCAAAAATTTTTCACGCGCGTACCTACACCACCTGGACCGCAGCAAAGAAATTTTGGGTGCGCAGTTGAACACCATGCACAATCTGCATTACTACCTTGAATTGATGCGGGAAATGCGCGAAGCGATCGAGCAAGACCGCTTCGATGAATTCGTGAAAGAGTTCAATGCGCTGCGTGCTGAGAATGCCCTAGCGGGTCAACAACAGGTGCAGCAACAGCCTCAATCGCAGTAGGTACAGCCAAACCAAACTGATCGAGAATCAACAGCACTTGCTGTTGCAAATCGATCACCTCCACCATGCGCTGGTGTTTGTTTTCTCCAATTTGTGCAAGTCGTTGCATGGTTTTTAACTGACCGTGCAGCAATTGCCTTTGCTCGCCCAATACGGGTACATTCGGCTCCCACTGCGCATTTTCAATCGCGGTCAGTGAGGTCACGGCAAAGCCGACGCTTGCGCCATGCGCATTCACCACCAAAATGCTGGATTCATGATCTAGGCTTTGGCGTTCTGCACCCAGCCACTGCGCCAGATCAAAAACCGGAATGGATTCATTGCGGTGGGTCAGCATGCCCAGCATGGAATTACCGCGTTCAAAAATCTCAATGTCTGCCCGATAGGGAAGTACCTCCCGCACTTGCTCAATCGGCGTAGAAAACTCGGTACCCAATCGATACACCATCAAGCGGTCCAGGCCACGCGTTGCTTTGCCCTGTTGGTTTTTGGCATCCAGTTGTGCGCTTGCACTGGCCTTGGCCAAAATGCAGGCCAGTTCAATCAACTCCTGGTCTTCGCTGATTCGCTGGCAAGACAACACAAAATATTGCGGGCCACGTTGTGAATGTGGGTCCTCTTTTGGAAACGTGGTGCAGGGCAGAGCACCTTCAAGTTGCGCTGCTTTGGGCAGGCCAAAGCCAGGCAGTGGAATGACTGAGTTGTGTGGTACATGAACAATGTCCAGAACCCGATCGATCAGCAAGGCCAGCGGGTTTCCATCGATTCGTATGACAAAGGCCTGCTGCGCAGCATATTGCAGTTGCTTGTACGTACCAATGCCAAGATAACTCGCCAGGTCAATCGCCGGAATGGTTTGCTCCCTGTAATCCAGGTTGCCCTTGTAGAACCCGCCTGCGTATTCACTGGGCAATAGCACAGGGTTGACCACGGTGGTTTCAATGTCCTTCGGGTTCACCGCAAACAAGGTCGACATGCTTTGCATCAACATCAGCGGTGTGCGGGTGTTCAGGGCGGTGTCTTCGTTCGAAGTTTGCAATTCAAGCGATTGGCGATGCGGTTCCGGGTCCTCGGCTTTGGGCAGCCCGGGCAGGTCGAACAAGGCTTGTGTTGAAAGCACCTGAACCAGTTGGTTCAATTCGCTGTTCATCAGGCTGCCTGCAAAAATGCTGCCTACGGCGTCCGCTGAGCTGACCATGTGCATGGCACCCGGGTTCGCAAAGAACAAGGCTTTGACCTGGTCGGCAATCAGGCCCAGCAAATGATTTTCATGGGCGATCAGCAAAATACAGCCCGGCGTGTACTGGTGTCCGGGCCGATTCAGCAAACATTCCAGGTCGAGCACAGGAATGGTCACCCCGCGCAAATTCAAGCCACCCTTGATCCAGGGCTGTGGGCAGGGCAGTGCCATCAAAGGGTGAAATGGCACCACTTCCCTGACCGATTTCATGGGCAGCGCCAAGGTCATTTCACCAATTCTAAATGAACCAAAGCCCTGTTCGTATTGGCTTAGGTCATTCATGCGGTTTTGCTGCCCGTGTGTTTTTCAAGGCCACCAGTGAGCTCTTCAATCAGGCAGTTCACGGCAATGGCCAGGTCGCGCTGCTGTTCTGCCGAACTGGTAATTTGCTTCACGCTTTCACCTGTTTCAGTTACACTGCTCAAAATTCCTTCAAAGCTTTGGGCCGCGTTTTGGCTCACCTCAACACCTTCTTCAACCTGCGCAACCGATTCTTCAATCAGTGTGGCAATTTCGCGTGCTGCGCTTGAACTGCTTTCAGCCAGCTTGCGTACTTCGGCTGCTACCACCGAGAACCCAACGCCATGTTGCCCGGCGCGTGCTGCTTCAATGGCTGCATTGAATGCCAGCAAGTTGGTTTGGTTGGCAATGTCGCCAATAACACGCACAATTTCCGACACTTTGCTCGAGCTGTTCTGGATGGCATGGATTGCAGCGATGGATCGCTTCAATTCGCGGCTTCCCTGGCGGGCCGCTTCCACGCCTTTTTCTGCCAGTTGTGTGGCGGCTGCGGAGTTGCCGGAAATGTCGGTGATACTTTCGACCAGCTTGGACACACGTTCCCGCATTTCGCTCGACTTCTTGTTGATACCCTGTTCCAGCATCACTTCTTTGGTTACATCGTAGGCATATTTCACCACTTTAACCACGTTGCCATTCAAGTCCAGAATGGGGTTGTAGGTGGCTTGAATCCATACATCGCGGTTGAACTTGCCCACGCGGTGAAAGCGGCCGCTCACAAATTTTCCTTCATTCAGTTTCAACCAGAAGTCGCGGTATTCTTCGCTTTGTGTGTATTCCAGCGTACAGAAAATGCTGTGGTGTTGTCCCTGAATTTCACGCGAGGTGTAACCCATGGCATTGAGGAAGTTGCGGTTGGCGTTCAACACATGGCCGTCCAGATCAAACTCAATCACGGCCTGCCCCAGGTTAATGGCGTCAACCTTGGCTTCGAACTCGGAATTTTTCAATTTGCTATGGGTAACATCGCTGGCAAATTTCACCACCTTGACCAGGTTGCCGCGTGGATCATAAATGGGGTTGTAGGTGGCTTGAATCCAAACTTCTCGTCCACCTTTTGCCACCCGTTTATATTCACCTGACTCGAACTGTCCACGGCCCAGGCTTTCCCAAAAGGCCTGGTATTGGGGTGTTGCTGCGTATGCGGCATCCACGAACATGCGGTGGTGGCGACCAATAATTTCTTCCGTTGAATACTCCATCAGTTTTAGAAAGTTGCCGTTGGCTGCAAGTACCTTGCCCTGCATGTCAAATTCAATTACTGCTTGCGAGCGGTCAATCGCGCCCAGTTTGCCCTCGGCATCCAGTCGGGAAAGTTTGGCGTCTGTGATGTCTTGCAGCATGAGTACTACTTTGATCAATTGCCCCTCAAGGCCGATCACCGGGCTGCGTGTACCTGAAAGCCAAATTTCTTTGCCACCCACGCCCTTGTAGCGGAATTCACCTGCCAGGTTTTTGCCTTCACGCAAATCATTCCAGATCTTGAAGTGATTGCTGTCGTTGCGTTCTTCATCGAACATCAAAAAGCTTTCGGACTTGTCAGCCAGGTCCGCCTGGCTGTACCCCAGCGATTTTTGCATCAGTTCATTGCTGTTCAGAATTTTCCCTTCCGCATTGAACTCCAGAATGCAACTGGTGTTGGACACTGAATCCATGCGTGCCTGGGTTTCAATGGCGTGCAATTTGGACTGCGTGATATCGCTACAAAACTTGATGACCTTCACCGGGTTGCCTTCCAGGTCAAGAATCGGGTTGTAGCTGGCCTGTATCCAGATCCGCTTGCCATGGTTGCCCACGCGCAGGTATTCACCAGAGTCATACTCGCCTTGGCCCAGCTTTCGCCAGAAAGCCCGGTAAGCACCGCTGCTGGCCTCTTCCTTGTCCACAAACATGCTGTGGTGCTGACCCACAATGTCGCTTAATGAATAGCCTGTCAGGGAGAGGAAGTTCTCGTTGGCGTGCAAAATATGCCCACCCAGATCAAACTCGATGATGCCTTGCGAGCGGTTCATGGCATTAACCTTGCCATCGTCTTCAATCGCCTTGGTTTTTGCAGCAGTAATGTCGCTGGCAAATTTAACTACTTTCACTGGCTTGCCATTTACACCCAAAATTGGCGTGTAAGTGGCCTGTAGCCACACGGGGCGGCCATGCCGGTTAAGGCGCATGAATTCGCCTGATTTGAACTCGCCAGCCGCAAGGTCTTTCCAGAAGTTGCTGTACTCCTCCGATTCCGCATAGTTTTTTTCACAAAACTGGCGGTGGTGTTGGCCCACAATTTCTTGCAGGCGATAGCCCATGGCGTTCAGGAAGTTGTCGTTGGCCGCCAAAATACGGCCGGCGGTGTCAAATTCAATCACGGCTTGGGTTTTGTCGATCGCAGCCACTTTGCCTTCATTTTCAAGTGACTTGCTTTTTGCATCGCTTATGTTCGATGCAATCTTGATGACCGAGATCAAATTGCCGTCATCATCCCGAACCGGGTTGTAGCTCGCCTGGATATACACCTCTTGACCTTGCGAATCCAGTCGCAAAAACTCACCACTTTGAAACTCGCCTTCGCGCAATTTGCTCCAGAACAGCCGGTATTCGTCCGACTCCGCGGTACTTGCTGTGCAAAAAAGGCTGTGGTGCTTGCCCAGCACATCCTCCTCCGAGTAGCCGAAAACATTCAAAAAGTTCTCGTTGGCATACAGCACATTGCCGTTCAAGTCGAATTCAATGCAGGCCTGGCTTTTCGCCAGCGCGTTGAACAAGTGGGTGCGGTGCTTGCCAGGTTGCTCGATATTGGGTGTCATGGGTCGCCTTGTTAATCAGAATGAGTTGGCTTGATTGGGGTAAATACCATTGTGTGTGGCCTCGTCCGGCTCAATCACTTGATAAAACAGGTAATCACCGGCCAGTTTGCGGTTTTTCCAGCTTTGGGAATCGCACGTTTGGGTAGGGGGTAATGCTGGGGGAGGGGTTTAATGGCCTATCTGACGGGCTTTCAGTTTGGCGTAAGTTTTCGCTTTGATACTCATCCGCAAGCCTAGGCTCGGGAGGGATGTGACCTCGTATTCCGTGTCTGCGGTTAACAACAACCTTAAAAAAGGAGACAAGCGATGAGCAACCCAAAGGGCGGTGAAGCCTACTGGAAAGCGACACTCGGCCTGTTGACCAAGATCATGATCGTGTGGTTTTTGGTTTCTTACGGCGCCGGTATTCTGTTTGTTGAGCAACTGAATCAATTCAGCATCGGTGGTTACCCACTGGGCTTCTGGTTTGCCCAACAAGGTTCTATTTACATGTTCATTATCCTCATTTTCTACTATGCGAAGAAAATGGGTCAGATCGACCGCGAACACGACGTCCACGAAAACTAAGGAGATTGCCAATGGATTTGCAAACAATCACCTACGTTATCGTGGGTTTGAGTTTTGCGCTGTACCTCGGTATTGCGTTTTGGGCTCGTGCTGGAAGCACGGGTGAATTTTATGTGGCTGGCGGTGGCGTTCACCCCGTGGCCAACGGTATGGCGACTGCGGCGGACTGGATGTCAGCCGCTTCGTTCATTTCAATGGCGGGTCTGATTGCCAACATGGGTTACGGTGGTTCCGTATTCCTGATGGGTTGGACTGGCGGCTATGTGTTGTTGGCAATGTTGCTGGCTCCGTACCTGCGCAAGTTTGGCAAGTTCACGGTGCCACAGTTCATTGGCGATCGTTACTACTCCAACACAGCCCGCACAGTGGCTGTGATCTGTTTGCTGGTGGCTTCCATTACTTACGTAATTGGACAGATGACCGGCGTGGGTGTGGCTTTCTCCCGATTCCTGGGCGTGTCCGCTGAAGTGGGTATTTATGTGGGTATGGGTATTGTGTTCATGTACGCCGTGTTTGGTGGCATGAAGGGCATTACCTACACGCAAATTGCACAGTACATCGTGTTGATTTTCGCTTACACCATCCCCGCAATCTTCATTTCCTTGAACCTGACAGGCAATCCTTTGCCGCAGTTGGGCTTGGGTTCCGACATGCTGGCCAATGGCCAACCCATGCTGGCCACCCTGGACAAGGTTGTGACTGACCTAGGCTTTAGCCAATACACCACAACACCTGCTGGTGGTAGCTACCTGAACACCTTCTTCTACACCGTTAGTTTGATGATTGGTACCGCGGGCCTGCCCCACGTTATTATTCGCTTCTTCACTGTACCCACAGTGGCTGATGCGCGTTCATCTGCCGGTTGGGCACTGGTGTTCATTGCAATTTTGTACACCACGGCACCTGCTGTTGGCGCAATGGCCCGTTACAACCTGCATGCCACGGTGAATTCCAATGTGGCCACTGGTGGCGACTTGTTCGCAGCTGACGCAGCTTTGGAAAACGACAAGAAGCCGGACTGGATGGGTCGTTGGGAAACCACAGGCTTGCTCAAGTTTGAAGACAAGAATGGCGATGGTCGTATTCAGTACTACAACGATGCAAGCAAGAACCCCGAGTTCTTGGCCAAAGCGGAAGCTGCAGGCTGGAAAGGCAATGAGATGACAGTGAATGCCGACATCATGGTGTTGGCCAACCCTGAAATTGCATTGCTGCCCAACTGGGTAATTGC
Coding sequences within:
- the tgt gene encoding tRNA guanosine(34) transglycosylase Tgt, coding for MSALSFKLKTTSGKARRGEITTAHGVIQTPIFMPVGTYGTVKGMTPRDLTEIQAQIILGNTFHLWMRPGLDIMEKFGGLHQFMGWKGPILTDSGGFQVFSLGAMRKIKEEGVHFRSPVNGDKLFLTPEESMRIQTVLNSDIVMIFDECTPYPATHTEARLSMEMSMRWARRSRDSFDALGNNNGLFGIVQGGMYEDLRDISLQGLEEIGFDGYAIGGLSVGEPKDDMQRILAHTAPKLPQHKPRYLMGVGTPEDLVNAVGQGIDMFDCVMPTRNARNGWLFTRTGDIRIRNAKFRNDESPLDATCSCYTCKNFSRAYLHHLDRSKEILGAQLNTMHNLHYYLELMREMREAIEQDRFDEFVKEFNALRAENALAGQQQVQQQPQSQ
- the cysT gene encoding sulfate ABC transporter permease subunit CysT, which encodes MASSSSTKRVLPGFHLTLGYAIVYLSLLILIPLSAVFIKTFEMSFADFWSTVTDPRIVATYRVSFGISLLAAGINAVFGLLLAWILVRYTFPGRKIVDALVDLPFALPTAVAGIALTALYAGNGWVGQYLEPLGIKVAFAPPGILVALVFIGLPFVVRTVQPVLEDMESELEEAASSLGANRWQTFFHVILPIVFPALLTGFALAFARAVGEYGSVIFIAGNIPYVSEITPLMIITKLEQYDYTGATAIASVMLIISFILLLAINGLQAWTAKRTGRTQ
- a CDS encoding sulfate/molybdate ABC transporter ATP-binding protein — translated: MSIQVKNIHKQFGDFTALNNVSLDFNSGELVALLGPSGCGKTTLLRIIAGLEQTDSGTVILDGEDTSDTHVRDRNVGFVFQHYALFKHMTVFDNVAFGMRMKPRSERPSKAEIAEKVHSLLKLVQLDWLADRFPSQLSGGQRQRIALARALAVEPKVLLLDEPFGALDAKVRKELRRWLRRLHDELHITSIFVTHDQEEALEVADRVVLMNQGNVEQIGTPEEVYQHPATPFVYGFLGSVNLFKARHLGDGIQVGESNLAHSGTVLNRSGEAVQGADVLAFARPHEIDIHTEPDFSLGVPAKVVRVLRFGLNTRVELDSVDLQPAQHFDVEISAERARELNLQEGQLVRLSAKALKVFDVVGAV
- a CDS encoding methyl-accepting chemotaxis protein, translating into MTPNIEQPGKHRTHLFNALAKSQACIEFDLNGNVLYANENFLNVFGYSEEDVLGKHHSLFCTASTAESDEYRLFWSKLREGEFQSGEFLRLDSQGQEVYIQASYNPVRDDDGNLISVIKIASNISDAKSKSLENEGKVAAIDKTQAVIEFDTAGRILAANDNFLNAMGYRLQEIVGQHHRQFCEKNYAESEEYSNFWKDLAAGEFKSGEFMRLNRHGRPVWLQATYTPILGVNGKPVKVVKFASDITAAKTKAIEDDGKVNAMNRSQGIIEFDLGGHILHANENFLSLTGYSLSDIVGQHHSMFVDKEEASSGAYRAFWRKLGQGEYDSGEYLRVGNHGKRIWIQASYNPILDLEGNPVKVIKFCSDITQSKLHAIETQARMDSVSNTSCILEFNAEGKILNSNELMQKSLGYSQADLADKSESFLMFDEERNDSNHFKIWNDLREGKNLAGEFRYKGVGGKEIWLSGTRSPVIGLEGQLIKVVLMLQDITDAKLSRLDAEGKLGAIDRSQAVIEFDMQGKVLAANGNFLKLMEYSTEEIIGRHHRMFVDAAYAATPQYQAFWESLGRGQFESGEYKRVAKGGREVWIQATYNPIYDPRGNLVKVVKFASDVTHSKLKNSEFEAKVDAINLGQAVIEFDLDGHVLNANRNFLNAMGYTSREIQGQHHSIFCTLEYTQSEEYRDFWLKLNEGKFVSGRFHRVGKFNRDVWIQATYNPILDLNGNVVKVVKYAYDVTKEVMLEQGINKKSSEMRERVSKLVESITDISGNSAAATQLAEKGVEAARQGSRELKRSIAAIHAIQNSSSKVSEIVRVIGDIANQTNLLAFNAAIEAARAGQHGVGFSVVAAEVRKLAESSSSAAREIATLIEESVAQVEEGVEVSQNAAQSFEGILSSVTETGESVKQITSSAEQQRDLAIAVNCLIEELTGGLEKHTGSKTA
- a CDS encoding flavin reductase family protein, whose protein sequence is MQQHAKPEFIRAEKREGDAELDAHMFRQALAQFATGITIITTKNAESKYVGVTANSFNSVSLHPPLVLWSLSKKASSHDAFAAATHYGVSVLSADQEDLSHHFSTFKGDRFAGVEVIEGLGGAPLIPHALAHFECKVRSRYDEGDHFIMVGEVLRCDFREGEALVYRSRKYFRN
- a CDS encoding CysB family HTH-type transcriptional regulator, which gives rise to MNFQQLRIIRETVRQGYNLTEVANSLYTSQPGVSKHIRDLEEELGVELFIRKGKRLMGLTDPGKELLVLVERMLLDAKNIKNLAEQYSSRDVGQLTVVTTHTQARYSLPTVVNEFKKVFPKVHLRMHQGSPKEITQMLLDGQADIGIATEVLGNVDDLVSFPYYQWKHQVVVQQGHPLLKLAKPTLQDVAEYPIVTYQEGFTGRIKIDETFRKLGLTLDVAISALDADVIKTYVELGLGVGIIASMAYNPVKDTGLAVLDIESDLPMNTTSIAIRKGHYLRSFAYKFIELCNADLTEARLLAALNDSVS
- the cysW gene encoding sulfate ABC transporter permease subunit CysW, whose protein sequence is MSGAVALNIHTSRAEKLQSSSATRETPWVKWALILTGVAFFGFFLLLPLFAVFVEAFRQGVGVYWESLKEPDAVYALKLTLLAAAIAVPLNLVFGVAAAWAIAKFEFRGKQVLITLIDLPFSVSPVIAGLVYVLLFGAQGWFAPLLAEYEIRIIFAVPGIVLATVFVTVPFIARELIPLMEAQGKEEEEAAVVLGARGWQTFWHVTLPNIKWGLLYGVILCNARAMGEFGAVSVVSGHIRGETNTLPLHVEILYNEYQFSAAFAVASILAFLALITLSIKTWVEHKAAKQGVH
- a CDS encoding chemotaxis protein CheW, which translates into the protein MNDLSQYEQGFGSFRIGEMTLALPMKSVREVVPFHPLMALPCPQPWIKGGLNLRGVTIPVLDLECLLNRPGHQYTPGCILLIAHENHLLGLIADQVKALFFANPGAMHMVSSADAVGSIFAGSLMNSELNQLVQVLSTQALFDLPGLPKAEDPEPHRQSLELQTSNEDTALNTRTPLMLMQSMSTLFAVNPKDIETTVVNPVLLPSEYAGGFYKGNLDYREQTIPAIDLASYLGIGTYKQLQYAAQQAFVIRIDGNPLALLIDRVLDIVHVPHNSVIPLPGFGLPKAAQLEGALPCTTFPKEDPHSQRGPQYFVLSCQRISEDQELIELACILAKASASAQLDAKNQQGKATRGLDRLMVYRLGTEFSTPIEQVREVLPYRADIEIFERGNSMLGMLTHRNESIPVFDLAQWLGAERQSLDHESSILVVNAHGASVGFAVTSLTAIENAQWEPNVPVLGEQRQLLHGQLKTMQRLAQIGENKHQRMVEVIDLQQQVLLILDQFGLAVPTAIEAVAAPVVDPLGHSQHAAH